Proteins from a genomic interval of Nitrospirota bacterium:
- a CDS encoding RDD family protein, translating into MSDQAGFYRKCREQMATIFGFFIGVFFGPTYFTLFTGWEGQTPGKRLLGLKVVRMKGGPVSYPKALLRYVGYYISFLPAGLGFIMIAVDRNKRGLHDLIAGTCVVKIGNSDQHPLSNPQSSIMQGY; encoded by the coding sequence GTGTCCGATCAGGCGGGATTTTATCGAAAGTGCAGGGAGCAGATGGCAACCATCTTCGGATTCTTCATAGGAGTTTTCTTTGGTCCAACCTACTTCACACTCTTCACCGGCTGGGAAGGGCAGACACCCGGCAAGAGACTGCTGGGGCTTAAAGTAGTGAGAATGAAAGGCGGCCCAGTCAGTTACCCTAAGGCACTACTGCGATACGTCGGGTACTATATCTCTTTTCTACCGGCCGGTCTCGGATTTATAATGATAGCAGTTGATAGAAACAAACGCGGACTGCACGACCTTATTGCGGGGACGTGCGTTGTAAAGATAGGGAATAGTGACCAGCATCCCCTCTCTAATCCTCAAAGCAGTATAATGCAAGGTTATTGA
- a CDS encoding DUF4258 domain-containing protein translates to MKSIKYDRHAKRRMKERRVKEEEAEITLREPEYIEPSIKGRINAFKFINNRFLRVTFKEESEQILVITVTMRKKSFKEQ, encoded by the coding sequence ATGAAATCTATAAAGTATGACCGTCATGCGAAAAGGAGGATGAAGGAACGAAGGGTAAAAGAAGAAGAGGCTGAAATAACGTTAAGAGAACCGGAATATATAGAGCCCAGTATAAAAGGAAGAATTAATGCATTCAAATTTATAAACAATAGATTCTTAAGGGTTACGTTTAAAGAAGAATCTGAACAAATCCTCGTCATTACTGTAACCATGAGAAAAAAATCTTTTAAGGAGCAATAA
- a CDS encoding DUF2283 domain-containing protein: MKIEYSKDVDALYIKLRNAEIADSIDIEEGVTVDLDEGRHIVGIEILDASERLEPSELLNITIENIPIEKAVA, from the coding sequence ATGAAGATAGAATATAGCAAAGATGTTGATGCACTCTACATAAAACTCAGAAATGCAGAAATTGCAGACTCTATAGATATCGAGGAAGGTGTTACAGTGGACCTCGATGAGGGCAGGCACATTGTGGGAATAGAGATCCTTGATGCCAGTGAAAGGCTTGAACCATCAGAGCTTCTTAATATCACAATTGAGAATATTCCTATTGAAAAGGCAGTAGCCTGA
- a CDS encoding RDD family protein — MRCPRCGYTTDEFEACPQCSNSFETGGVINLHTLPKAGFWVRFVAFAIDNIIIFFSTAFLAFIAGLAAGLGGLTRDLPSENVEQMATIFGFFIGIFLGPSYFTLFTGWEGQTPGKRIMGLKVVRMKGGPVTYPKALLRYIGYYISFLPAGLGFVMIAVDRNKRGLHDLIAGTCVIKIGNSE, encoded by the coding sequence ATGCGGTGTCCGAGATGTGGTTATACTACTGATGAATTTGAGGCCTGCCCGCAGTGCTCAAACAGCTTTGAAACCGGCGGCGTTATAAATTTACATACCCTGCCAAAGGCAGGATTCTGGGTAAGGTTTGTTGCATTTGCAATTGACAATATTATAATATTCTTTTCAACAGCCTTTCTTGCCTTTATAGCAGGCCTCGCAGCAGGACTGGGCGGCCTGACAAGGGATTTACCCTCTGAAAATGTAGAACAGATGGCAACTATCTTCGGATTCTTCATAGGTATCTTTCTCGGTCCCTCCTATTTCACACTCTTCACCGGCTGGGAAGGGCAAACACCTGGAAAGAGAATTATGGGGCTAAAGGTAGTGCGAATGAAAGGCGGCCCCGTTACATACCCCAAAGCACTCCTTCGATACATCGGGTACTATATCTCCTTTTTACCCGCCGGCCTCGGATTTGTAATGATAGCCGTTGACAGAAACAAACGGGGACTGCACGACCTAATAGCAGGGACGTGTGTGATAAAGATAGGGAATAGTGAATAG
- the glnA gene encoding type I glutamate--ammonia ligase yields MTPREVLEFAKKNKAVMVDMRFMDFPGLWQHFSVPIKVLEVSLFEDGLGFDGSSIRGWQAINNSDMLVIPDPNTAFMDPFTEHPTLTLICNIVDPITREHYSRDPRYIAQKAEAYLKSTKIADTIYMGPEAEFFVFDDIRYEQNEHCGYYFVDSSEGQWNTGRQENPNLGYKPRYKEGYFPVPPVDSFQDMRSEMVLTMQNCGIDIEAQHHEVATAGQNEIDMRFDTLTTIADKMLIYKYIVKMVARRHNKTATFMPKPIFGDNGSGMHVHQSLWKGAKPLFSGNEYAGLSQMALYYIGGILKHAPALAALTSPTTNSYRRLVPGFEAPVNLAYSSRNRSASIRIPMYSANPKAKRVEVRFPDASSNPYLAFSAMLMAGLDGVENKIDPGAPLDKDIYDMKAEELTEVPSLPGSLDEALTNLENDKDFLLKGGVFTEDVLETWITYKRTKEVDAIRLRPHPHEFNLYFDI; encoded by the coding sequence ATGACACCGCGTGAGGTATTGGAGTTTGCAAAAAAGAACAAGGCAGTAATGGTGGATATGAGGTTTATGGATTTTCCGGGTTTGTGGCAGCACTTTTCAGTTCCAATAAAGGTACTGGAGGTTTCCTTGTTTGAGGATGGGCTTGGGTTTGACGGCTCAAGTATCAGGGGATGGCAGGCTATCAATAACAGCGACATGCTGGTAATCCCGGATCCGAATACAGCATTTATGGACCCTTTTACCGAGCATCCTACTTTAACACTGATCTGTAATATTGTTGACCCTATTACAAGAGAACACTACAGCAGGGACCCCCGCTATATTGCACAGAAGGCTGAGGCATACCTTAAATCTACCAAGATAGCTGATACCATCTATATGGGGCCTGAGGCAGAGTTTTTTGTTTTTGATGACATCAGGTATGAGCAGAATGAACACTGCGGCTATTATTTTGTAGATTCATCAGAAGGTCAGTGGAATACCGGCAGACAGGAGAATCCGAACCTGGGATATAAACCAAGATACAAGGAAGGATACTTCCCGGTACCACCTGTTGACTCATTTCAGGATATGAGGTCAGAGATGGTGCTTACCATGCAGAATTGCGGTATTGATATAGAGGCCCAGCATCATGAGGTTGCTACAGCAGGTCAGAATGAGATTGACATGAGATTTGATACCCTGACCACTATTGCAGACAAGATGCTTATATACAAGTATATCGTAAAGATGGTAGCAAGAAGACATAACAAGACAGCAACCTTTATGCCTAAGCCGATATTCGGTGATAACGGTTCCGGTATGCATGTACATCAGAGCCTGTGGAAAGGCGCTAAACCGTTGTTCTCAGGCAATGAATATGCAGGCCTGAGCCAGATGGCCCTTTATTACATCGGAGGCATACTCAAACATGCACCTGCACTTGCAGCATTGACATCTCCTACAACAAACTCTTACAGAAGATTAGTGCCGGGCTTTGAGGCACCGGTGAATCTTGCCTATTCAAGCAGGAACAGGAGCGCATCTATCAGGATCCCGATGTACTCAGCAAACCCGAAGGCAAAGAGGGTAGAGGTAAGGTTCCCTGATGCATCCAGCAACCCATATCTTGCATTCTCTGCGATGCTGATGGCAGGGCTTGATGGTGTTGAAAATAAGATAGATCCGGGTGCCCCGCTTGATAAGGATATTTATGATATGAAGGCAGAAGAGCTTACTGAGGTACCATCTCTTCCAGGTTCACTTGATGAGGCACTGACAAATCTGGAGAATGATAAGGACTTCCTCCTCAAAGGCGGAGTATTCACAGAAGATGTGCTCGAGACATGGATTACATACAAGAGGACTAAAGAGGTGGATGCAATAAGACTGAGACCGCATCCGCATGAGTTTAATCTGTATTTTGATATTTAA